The proteins below come from a single Kosakonia sp. SMBL-WEM22 genomic window:
- a CDS encoding phage tail protein codes for MMLALGPFVFMRQTLPYQTMIRGSNFSWASNARVGKRDAYQFAGPGSDTIDISGELFPELTGGMLSLSAVRLMAEQGKAWPLIEGTGMIYGMYVINSVSETGTLFYPDGSPRKISFTLKLTRVDESLKAMFGDIYDQGKQWATNVLERV; via the coding sequence ATGATGCTGGCTCTGGGACCCTTTGTATTTATGCGGCAGACCCTGCCCTATCAAACCATGATACGCGGTAGCAACTTCAGCTGGGCCAGCAATGCGCGCGTCGGTAAACGCGACGCCTATCAATTTGCTGGCCCCGGAAGCGACACGATTGATATCAGCGGCGAACTCTTCCCGGAACTCACCGGCGGCATGCTGTCGCTTTCGGCGGTGCGTCTGATGGCGGAACAGGGCAAAGCCTGGCCGCTGATTGAGGGTACGGGCATGATTTACGGGATGTATGTAATTAATAGCGTCAGCGAGACTGGCACTCTCTTTTACCCGGATGGTTCGCCGCGCAAAATCAGCTTCACACTAAAACTGACCCGTGTCGATGAGTCGCTGAAAGCGATGTTTGGCGACATTTATG